The genomic region TCGACTTTCTCGTGGTTCAGGAGCTGTTCCCGTCAGAGACCGCGAAGCTCGCGCACGTGGTGCTGCCGGGCGCGAGCTTCCTCGAGAAGGACGGAACCTTCACCAACGGCGAACGCCGCATCCAGCGCGTGCGCATGGCCCTTCCGCCGGTCGCCGGGGCGCGCCCCGACTGGCAGGTGCTGCTGGAGCTGATGAACGCGACCGGACTGCCTCAGAGCTTCACGAGTCCGGCCGAGATCATGGCCGAGATCGCGGGCTTGACGCCGATCTATGCCGGCGTCCGCTACCACCGGCTCGATGGCGAGGGACTCCAGTGGCCGGTCCCATCGCTCGATCACCCCGGCACCCCGATTCTGCACCGGGAAGAATTCACCCGCGGTCGCGGTCGCTTGTCGCGCGTCACGTACCTGCCGTCGCCTCAGCTGCGCGACGGCCTCACCCTGGTGACGGGCCGCCGGCTCGTTCATTACAACGCCGGCACCATGACGCGCCGGACCCCCGATCTCGAGCTGGTCCCGGAAGAGCGGCTGGACATGAACCCCGACGATGCCGCGGATCGGGGGATCGGTGACGGTGCGAGGGTCTCGGTGGCCAGTGATTCGGGCGAGATCGAGGTCCGGGCGCGACTCTCGCCCGGGCTCCAGCGCGGCACGGTGTTCCTGAGCTTCCATTTCCCGGAATGCGAGACCAATCGGCTCACCAGCACGGTGACGGATCGGTTCACCGATTGCCCCGAATACAAGATCACCGCGGTCGAGGTGCGACCGCGGTGATCGGACCGCCCGAACGTCGCCGGCTCAGCGGCCGAGATTCATCCGGTAGGTGAGGCCGCCGGTCAGCTCGCCACTGTTGTAGGTGCTGGAGGCGTAGGTGTAGCAGTACCCGTAATAGTCGCACCACGTGCCGGCGCTGGTGGTGATGTTGGTGTCGGTGATGCGCCAGCGGCCCTCGAGGCGCAGCAGCAGGTTCGAGGTGAGGGAGATCTTGGTGCCGAGCCCGAAATTCCAGGCGAACAGCGAATTGCCGGAGAAGGTCTTGCCCGACGGGGCGTTGATCTGGGGATCGGTGTCGGTCCAGCCGAGGCCGAAGGTGAAGAAGCCGGCCGCCCGCTGCTGATAGGGAATCGGCTGACTGAACAGGAAGTTGAAATCGTACTCATTGCCGTTGATCTTGCCGAGGCCCTGCGGATTGAACCCGCCGTAGCTGCCGCCGACCTTCACGTCCGAGCTCACCCGCGTGTAGCCGAACTCGAAGCCGAAGCCCGGGCTCGGGTTGATGCCGATGCGGCCGCCGTACTCACCGGAGTTTCCGAGTCCGATGTGGCCGCCACCCGTGCCGCCCACCGAGGTGTAGAGGTCGCTGGCGATGTAGTAGCCATAGAACCCGGTCAGCTCGAGGTTCTTCTCGAACGCGCGGTAGCTGCTCTGGGCGCTCGCGGTCGAGGTGACGAAACCGGCCAGGCCGAGGGCGACCAGCGCCACCCGGAACCCACGTTCAGCAAGGGACCACCGCATGCCTGCCTCCCGAAATGAGAACCACCGTCATGACGCCGCTCCAGGGGCCGTGAGGTGGGCGTCGTCGTCTCCAGAACTTCAATCAGCGGCTCGATCGCCTGTATCCTCCCGAGCCATGCAGCAAGAGGGCGGAACGCTAGGCGGTCACTCGACGCCCGTCAAGTCCAGTCAAACCAGTGCGCGCTCGCCGGCGCGCGCAACCCGAACGGACGCAAGGGGGACGAGAGTGCATGGAAAGTGGATCGGGGCGAGTACCATCGTGCTTGCGCTGGCGCTGCTCGCCGCACCCGCAGCGCTGGCGGCGAAGAGGAAGCCGGCGGCGCCAACTCTGGCCCCGGCAGCGCCCGACACCGCGCGCGTCGACCGATTGAGCGTGCCTCAGGCCGTCGCCGCGCAGAGCCGCGGCGACATCGTGCTGGTGGACGTGCGCCCCGCGCCGCAACGCGAGATCGGGCACATACGCGATGACCTCTCGGCGCCGCTCGATGGCCCGGCGGTCGAGCTTCCGCCAGGGAAGAAGCTGGTGTTCTACTGTTCGTGTCTCGCCGAGGAGCTGGCGCTGGATGCGGCGCGTTCCTGGATGCGAAGGGGGCGGCCCGATGTCGCGGTGCTGGTGGGCGGCTTCGACGCCTGGCGGGAGGCGGGCGCACCGGTGGCGATGGAGGCGTCCTGGGACGACGTGTTTCGCGTGAACCAGGCGCCGGTCGGGTGGGGCAAGACGCCGGTCGACTCGTTCCGCTGTCGTTACGACCGCGACGATGACGTCGCCTTCAGCGGTCGCTCGAGCGGCCGCGTCGGGTGTCTCACCGACACCTCCACGACCGGCCTCGCCGGTCTCGCCGGCCTGATCCAGCGCGTGGACGCCTCCCCGGCGCTCGGCCGCAGCGTTCGCCTGACCGCCGCGGTCCGCAGCCAGCGCGTCACGGGCATCGCCTATCTCTGGATCGGCGCCGAGGATTCGAAGGGGAAGCTGATCCTCATGCGTCGTGCGGAGCAGACCCCGATTCGCGGCAGTCAGGAGTGGCACTTCGTCCAGATCGCGGCCGACGTTCCCGCCGACGCCGCGCGGCTGCTGGTCGGGCTCTCGATGGCCGGATCGGGGGTGGCCTGGCTCGACGAGGTGAAGCTCAAGGTCGAGGAGGCCGGGGATCTGCCGGCGCGACCGCTGCTGCTGAGGAACCCCGGCTTCGAGGAGTGACCCCCTCGAAGCGCTCGGGGCCGAACGCCCGTTGATCGGCGCTCGGCCCCGAACTTTCAGCGACGAAGCGCGATCAGGGCGTGCCCATCTCCGGGCTGCCTTCCATCATCGCCTCGACCGCTTTCTTCACACGGCGGCGGCGAACGGCGCGGCGAACCACGGCGCGACGCACCCGCTTCTTCACGCGGCGGACCGTCCGACGCACTTTCCGCTTCGCGCGACGAACGCGGCGAGCGCCGCGGCGTACCACGCGACGGCCGCGGCGAGCCTTGCGTCTGCCGCGGCGAACGGTCTTGCGGACTGCGCGACGGACTTTGCGGCGCGCACCGCGCTTGGCGCGCCGAACCCGGCGGACCGTCCGCCGAGCGCCTCTCTTCGCCTTCTTTCTCGTTCTCCTGCCGGCCATCGTTCCCTCCGGTGTAGGAAAACTACGTGGGCAACGCCGAACGGTCGAGTTCGCGTTGCGCGGGTGACGAGTCACCCATCCGTGCGCTCTGATTGCCAGCGCTGAGGCGACAGCTTACATGTGGCGGGAATTGTTGCAAGCAAGAATGACATGATTGCGCGAGAATTGTCGTCACCGATCGCGCACGACACGCGCTAAGCTCCGGTCGATCGGCTGAAATGTTTCCATCGACAATCACCGAGAGGAGCCGCACATGGCGATATCCATGATCGATGGACTGGCCGCCCGGCTGACCGGGCCGATGAACTTCCGATTCATCCTGCAGCCGGTGCTGGCCATCCTGATGGGGATTCGCGACGGGCGGCACGACTCGAAGGCGGGGACGCCGCCGTTCCTGTTCGAGGTGTTCACCGATCCCGCACACCGGAAGCGGAATCTGGTTGGAGCGTTGAAGTCGCTGCTGGTGCCGATTGCGATCGGTACGGTGCTGGACGGGGTCGCGCAGTACCTGATCTTCCGCGACGTCCCGGGCCGCACGCTCGTGGTGCACCCGCTCGCGGCGCTGGTCGTGGGGACGACTGTGATCGGGATCCCTTACGCGCTGGCTCGCAGCCTCACCAATCGGCTCCTGCGCTCGCGCCGTTCGCCGCCGGCCTGAGCCCGGCCGCGCGTCAGCGACGCCGCCCGTCGCGGATGAAGGTGCCAGCCTGCAGCTCTTCGTAGGCCTTGCGCAGTTCGGCCTCGGTGTTCATCACGATCGGTCCGTACCAGGCGACCGGCTCCTCGATCGGTCTGCCCGACACCAGCAGGAAGCGGATGCCCTGCTCGCCGGCCTGCACGGTGACTTCGTCCCCCGACCCGAACAGCACCAGCGAACGGTTGCCGGTCTGCTCGCGCACGACGCGCTCGACCGGACCGGGCTGGTCGGTCAATACCCCCATCGGCGGCGACGCGTCGCGGAACGAGCCGCTGCCCTCGAACACGTAGGCGAAGGCATTGCGCCGCGTGTCCATCGGGAAGCTCCGGTGCTTGCCGGGCGGCACCCACACGTCGAGATAGCTGGGATCCGCGGCGACGCGGTCGACCGGTCCCTGCTTGCCCCAGAACTCGCCGCACACCACGCGCACGCGCGTGCCGTCGTCTTCCGTGACCTCCGGAATCGCGACCGCCGGCACGTCCTGATAGCGGGGCGCGGTCATCTTGAGCGACGAGGGCAGGTTCGCCCAGAGCTGGAAGCCGTGCATGCGTCCCTGCGCGTCGCCCCTGGGCATCTCCTGATGGAGGATCCCGCGCCCGGCCGTCATCCACTGGATATCGCCGGCACCCAGCGCGCCCGAGTTCCCGAGGCTGTCCCCGTGCGCCACCGTTCCCGCCAGCACGTAAGTGATGGTTTCGATCCCGCGGTGCGGGTGCCAGGGAAAGCCGGCCAGGTAGTCGGCAGGCCGATCGTTGCGGAAGTCGTCGAGCAGCAGGAACGGGTCGGTCTCTTCGGTGTCGCCGAAGCCAAAGGCCCGGCGCAGGCGGACTCCCGCGCCCTCGACGGTGGGTTGGGCTTCGATGATTCGCTTCACGGCGCGTATCGACATGGGGTGCTCCCGCTTGACGTAAGCTGGTCACTGGCTGGCGGCCGAAGGCTACATTAGATGAGGGGCGAGAGGTCGGGTTTCCCGGCCTTGCCCGGCGGCCGCGCCGCCGCGTAGGCTTTGAGTGGCACCAGTGCTCCCGTTCGCTCCCCGCCTCGAGGAGGAAGCATGAGACGGCTGATTTCCGCCGCGCTGGTCGCGGTCGCCCTGGGTCCGAATCCTGCGCGCGCCGCGGTCAACGTCGAGCGGCATGGCTCCGAGAACGGCATGGTCGAGATCGCACGCTCGACGATCTACGGAGCGCTGGCCGGCCTGGTCGTGGGCGGCGCGATCGAGCTCGCGGCCAAGGACGACAGCGGCGAGCCGCTCCGCTGGGGGATCGTGATCGGCACCTTCGCCGGTCTCGGCTACGGGATCTACTCGGTGGCGACCCGCCCGAAGCCGACCGCGCTGCTCGAACTGGACCGCGGCGAGCTCAAGCTTCACGCGCTGCCCACCATCGTCCCCGAGCGGGGCGGCGCGCGTGCCTATCTGGTCTCGAGATCGTTCTAGAGCGGTCGCGGTTACTTGCGGGGCGCGAAGTGACCCGCGAGGCCGCGGGCCATCTGGAACACCGGTGCGAATTCGCGCGAGGAGCCGAGCCACTGGCCGGTCCACGCATTGGCGGCTCCGCCGGTGATCTCGCCGTCGAGCCACGGCCTCCAGGCTTCGGGGCAGCCGGCCGGAAGCAGGGGCAGATCGTCGGCGACGAAGCCCTCGGTGTCGCCCTCGCGAACCAGGATCCGCGGGCCGACCCAGATCCGCCGCTCGTCACTGGCGGTGGGCTGGAGGCCGTACCAGGCGAGCGTGCCCAGATACCTCATGCGCTCTTCGCCCGCGGGCGGAATCGCGTCGGCGGCCCAGTGTCCGCGGCGGTCGAGCAGGCTGGCCCAGTTTTCGATCGCGGCGAAGTCGGCGCTCGAAAGCGTGGAATCGCGCGCGACGCGCGAGACCGCCGCCGCGAAGCGTTCCATCGCGCGAGCCTCGCTCGCGCGTCCGGCGCTGTCGAGCCGCGCCACCTCGCGCGGGATGAATCCGTCGCTGTCGTCGAGCGCGAGCCGGAAGAAGTTGGTGTAGAGCCGCTGCGTTCCGTGCAGCGCCGCGATGCGGCTCGCATCGCCCTCGTTGCCCATCAGCACGGGCTCGATCAGCACGCGCCGCCAGGCCTCTCGCGCGATCCGACGGGCGATGCCCGGGCTTTCGAGGATCTTTTCCTGCACGCGCGGATTGGCGAGCGTCCGGCTCCAGGTGGCGAGCCGGTAGCCGACCGAGTACCCGGACAGCGTGCCGAGCACGGTGGTGACGATCGAGACCGGCTTCACGTAGTCGAGCGTGGTCTGATAGAGCTCCTGAAATTGCTCGGGCAGGAGCATGCGGATGCTGGAGTCGGGCATCTCGAGCCAGAAGCCCCGACCGACATGGCCACGCACCCGCAACGCCGGATAGTGCGTGCCGCTGATCGCGCGGCGATAATCGCGGCCCTCGATCGGGGCGCGAAACGTCCGCGCGTCCACGTCGTATTCGCGGAACACGTGCTTCGCGGCCCACAACTGCACCACGAAGTGCGCCGAGGAATCCGAGGGCGACTCGCGGTAGGAAAGCACGCTCAAGTTTTCGAACAGCTGGTCGAAAGGCAGCGCGCCCGCGGCCGGCCGGGACTTGAGGCCCATCCACACGCCCAGCCCGCACAGCAGCAGGAACACGGTGAGAAGCTGGCTCTTGAGCAGGAAGGCGGCGAGCTTCCAGCTCCAGTGGTTCAGGGGCTTCTGCTTGAAGAAGGAGAAACGCTTCTTTCCCACGAGATCTCCGGTATGAGGCGCGACGCGGCCAGTGTTCTGGTCTGAGGGGCCCGGGCGAGCGCCTGCCGAGGAGTTATCGGCAGCGCCGGCGACGCCCTTCACCCGCGCCGGCGACGCGATTTTCGTGTGGCGGCACGCGGCGCCAATGCTAGGGTGGCGATTCGCAGCATCGAGCGTGCAGGGCCGTCCGGCTCTCGCTCCGTGCTTTCACATCCTCGAGGCCGCCATGAAATTTCGCTCGCTGCTGCTTCCCTCACTGCTCCTGTTGCTCGCCTGTCCCGCCGCCGCCGGTCTGCTCGGCATCGACGACAATTTCGTGCTGCGCGACATCAATCCCGCGACCGCGGTCACCAGCAATCCGCGCACCGTGGGCAACAAGGTCAACATGATCGCCTATGCGCCATCGGGCACCCTGTACGGCGTCTCCCAGGGATTCCCGAGCGACTCGCCGCCCGGCGGCATGCTCTACACGATCAACATCACGACCGGAGCGGCGACCTACGTGGCGACGCTCGACACCTACGTGATCGTGGAAGGCGACATCGCCTGCGATCCCACCAACGGGAAGCTCTACGCGATCGACTCGCAGGGCCAGCTCTTCACCATCAACACCGGCAACGGCGCCGGCACGGTGGTTGGCAACATCTCCGGCAACATCGATCTGTCGGCCATGGCGTTCGACGCCGCCGGCAACCTCTACATGGTGGATTCGTTCGGTCCCAGCCTGCTCAAGGTGAACAAGAGCAACGCGGCGGTGATCGCGACGCTGCCGATGGGCCCGGTCGGGCAGCAGGTCGGCGGGCTCGCCTTCGTGCCCGGTAACGGCACGCTTTATTACGCGGCCGACATTCCCGGCAAGCTCTACACCGTGAACACGACCACGGGAACGGCGACGCTGGTCAATTCGATCGCACCGTCGGTGGGCATCTGGGCCCTCACCTACGTGCCCGACGCGACGCCCGCGCACACCTCTTCGTGGGGAAGATTGAAGTCGCTGTACAAGTAGGCGAAACGCCACGACTCACAGCAAACCTTC from Candidatus Sulfotelmatobacter sp. harbors:
- a CDS encoding rhodanese-like domain-containing protein, coding for MLALALLAAPAALAAKRKPAAPTLAPAAPDTARVDRLSVPQAVAAQSRGDIVLVDVRPAPQREIGHIRDDLSAPLDGPAVELPPGKKLVFYCSCLAEELALDAARSWMRRGRPDVAVLVGGFDAWREAGAPVAMEASWDDVFRVNQAPVGWGKTPVDSFRCRYDRDDDVAFSGRSSGRVGCLTDTSTTGLAGLAGLIQRVDASPALGRSVRLTAAVRSQRVTGIAYLWIGAEDSKGKLILMRRAEQTPIRGSQEWHFVQIAADVPADAARLLVGLSMAGSGVAWLDEVKLKVEEAGDLPARPLLLRNPGFEE
- a CDS encoding pirin family protein — its product is MKRIIEAQPTVEGAGVRLRRAFGFGDTEETDPFLLLDDFRNDRPADYLAGFPWHPHRGIETITYVLAGTVAHGDSLGNSGALGAGDIQWMTAGRGILHQEMPRGDAQGRMHGFQLWANLPSSLKMTAPRYQDVPAVAIPEVTEDDGTRVRVVCGEFWGKQGPVDRVAADPSYLDVWVPPGKHRSFPMDTRRNAFAYVFEGSGSFRDASPPMGVLTDQPGPVERVVREQTGNRSLVLFGSGDEVTVQAGEQGIRFLLVSGRPIEEPVAWYGPIVMNTEAELRKAYEELQAGTFIRDGRRR